A genome region from Sus scrofa isolate TJ Tabasco breed Duroc unplaced genomic scaffold, Sscrofa11.1 Contig1206, whole genome shotgun sequence includes the following:
- the NDOR1 gene encoding NADPH-dependent diflavin oxidoreductase 1 isoform X1 codes for MLSPQLLVLFGSQTGTAQDVSERLGREARRRQLCCRVQALDSYPVVNLINEPLVIFVCATTGQGDPPDNMKGFWKFIFRRNLPSTSLCQMDFAVLGLGDSSYAKFNFVAKKLHRRLLQLGGSALLPVCLGDDQHELGPDATIDPWLRDLWEKVLGPHAVPLDLGVTAPAVPWPSRFTLQLLQEAPRKCSEELSVAGTDPQGPPSELQPFLAPMVTNQRVTGPSHFQDVRLIEFDISGSGISFAAGDVVLIQPENAASRVQQFCQLLGLDPDQHFMLQPQEPGESPSPGWGPPRAALSPAAPVPGPHSLPSPAAGVPCPERLPQPCSVRRLVSQYLDISSVPRRSFFELLACLSPHELEREKLLELSSARGQEELCEYCTRPRRTILEVLCDFPHTASAVPPAYLFDLIPPIRPRAFSIASSLLAHPERLQILVAVVQYRTRLKEPRRGLCSSWLASLDPGQGPVQVPLWVRSGGLKFPETRDTPVILVGPGTGVAPFRAAIQERVARGQIGNVLFFGCRQRDQDFYWEAEWKELQERGCLTLITAFSREQVAVWRPGGRRGGRPGRRLIPPTPAASSPQEQKVYVQHRIREQGPLVWELLERRGAHFYLAGNAKYMPAGVSDALTSIFQEEGGLSSPEAAAYLARLQRTLRFQTETWA; via the exons ATGCTGAGCCCACAGCTTCTGGTGCTCTTTGGCAGCCAGACAGGCACAGCCCAGGATGTGTCGGAGAGGCTGGGCCGCGAGGCCCGGCGCCGGCAGCTCTGCTGCCGGGTGCAGGCCCTGGACTCCTACCCCGTG GTGAATCTGATTAATGAGCCCCTGGTGATATTTGTTTGTGCAACTACAGGCCAAGGAGATCCCCCGGACAACATGAAG GGCTTCTGGAAGTTCATATTCCGAAGAAACCTGCCGTCGACCTCCCTCTGTCAGATGGACTTTGCCGTCCTGGGCCTTGGGGATTCCTCTTACGCCAA GTTTAACTTTGTGGCCAAGAAGCTGCACCgccggctgctgcagctggggGGCAGCGCCCTCCTGCCCGTGTGTCTGGGCGATGACCAGCACGAGCTGGG GCCTGATGCCACCATCGACCCCTGGCTACGCGACCTGTGGGAGAAGGTACTGGGGCCGCATGCTGTGCCCCTCGACCTTGGTGTGACCGCGCCCGCAGTCCC CTGGCCCTCCAGGTTCACCCTGCAGCTCCTTCAGGAGGCCCCCAGGAAGTGCTCGGAGGAGCTGAGCGTGGCCGGGACAGACCCTCAGGGACCGCCTTCAGAGCTGCAGCCCTTCCTGGCACCCATGGTCACCAACCAGAGGGTCACCGGCCCCTCACACTTTCAGGATGTCCGCCTGATTGAGTTTGACATCTCGGGCTCCGGGATCAG CTTTGCAGCAGGCGACGTGGTGCTGATCCAGCCCGAGAACGCGGCCAGCCGCGTCCAGCAGTTCTGCCAGCTGCTGGGCCTGGACCCCGACCAGCACTTCATGCTGCAGCCCCAGGAGCCAGGTGAGTCCCCAAGCCCAGGGTGGGGCCCCCCTCGTGCTGCCCTCTCCCCTGCCGCCCCAGTCCCTGGCCCCCACAGCCTCCCATCCCCTGCGGCAGGTGTCCCTTGCCCAGAGCggctgccccagccctgctccgTGCGGCGCCTCGTGTCCCAGTATCTGGATATCTCCAGCGTGCCCCGCCGCTCCTTCTTTGAGCTCCTGGCCTGCCTCTCCCCGCACGAGCTGGAGCGGGAGAAGCTGCTGGAGCTCAGCTCTGCCCGAGGCCAGGAGGAGCTGTGCGAGTACTGCACGCGGCCCCGCAGGACCATcctggag GTGCTGTGCGACTTCCCACACACGGCCAGCGCCGTGCCCCCGGCCTACCTGTTCGACCTCATCCCCCCGATCCGGCCGCGGGCCTTCTCCATCGCGTCCTCCCTGCTG GCTCACCCTGAGAGGCTGCAGATCCTCGTGGCCGTGGTGCAGTACCGGACACGCCTCAAGGAGCCCCGCCGGGGCCTCTGCTCCTCCTGGCTGGCGTCTCTGGACCCCGGGCAAG GACCTGTCCAGGTGCCCCTGTGGGTGCGTTCCGGGGGCCTGAAGTTCCCAGAGACACGAGACACGCCCGTGATCCTGGTGGGGCCTGGCACGGGCGTGGCCCCCTTCCGAGCAGCCATCCAGGAGCGCGTGGCCCGGGGTCAGATTG GAAACGTCTTGTTTTTCGGCTGCCGCCAGCGGGACCAGGACTTCTACTGGGAGGCAGAGTGGAAGGAGCTGCAGGAGCGGGGCTGCCTGACTCTCATCACAGCCTTCTCCCGGGAGCAGGTGGCTGTGTGGCGGCCGGGAGGGCGGCGGGGAGGGCGGCCGGGACGCAGACTCATCCCACCCACCCCTGCTGCGTCCTCCCCGCAGGAGCAGAAGGTATACGTGCAGCACCGGATCCGCGAGCAGGGGCCACTGGTGTGGGAGCTGCTGGAGCGCCGGGGCGCCCACTTCTACCTGGCGGG cAACGCCAAGTACATGCCGGCCGGCGTGTCGGACGCCCTGACCTCCATCTTCCAGGAGGAGGGTGGGCTCTCCAGCCCCGAGGCGGCCGCCTACCTTGCCAGGCTCCAGCGGACGCTGCGTTTCCAGACTGAGACGTGGGCCTGA